ctgggcccacaggcaggttaaatCACCTCtgggcacagcggtaaaacacacgctgtttaccagagctgagatctcgaatacatcgtatcgaatctcagctctgcctgccggctgagcagccacatgagcaacgattggcctgttgttcagatagaggcgggattaagccggatggggactctctctcagactagtgcgattacgacctctgctggttggttggtggcgcctgcacggagatggggaaggagtgcggtagagggtgtggctctccgtacacagcgctgcaccgcactgcgctcgtcaagtgtaggtgataagatgttcgattgctgcgcacgtgtcggagggggcgtggagcagcctcgtcctccccaatcaggagcagggaccagcattagtgagaggatgattgacgggcagaaattggatacgctaaagtgggagaaaaaggaaggggggggggggggtgggcactgaacacgttgagtttaagggaaacgttgagtttaagggtacaaatttctcgacgaaggttgttgagtttcaaagattttgaaattcaataataaataaagaattgaAGAATTTTATGGTACCGCTGtacattaaaaagtattttgattaaaaaaatcattaacaaaaaaaataatgtcacaaactactactaattatattatatatttacttaAAACCTACACTTAATGTAAGCACTGAGTACATATATAATTAGCCGGAATGCTGTTGTTGTGTTAAGTTGGTTAAGCTAGTTAGCACTTACCTTTTCGGCTTGAACCTTGTCTCCGACCATACCCCACTACAGAAGCAGACGCAGTTAACATTTTtggctatatttatttacttttatttttatttaattaaagcaaCACTGGCTACATGACCAAAACACTGCGACCTTTTCTACAGATACTTCTCTAAGCGCTTGTTTAAACGTTGCTAAGGAAACAGGTGTTGCCTAGCAACGGTGTTtactacttttacttttactctaTCACCTCGCAACCTCAGGAGATCAGGAGCGAGTACATCACTGAAACACAAGAGCAAAACAAGCACAGATAtacattcatatttatatattataataaaaatacttttaaaactgtgtgtgtgttgtgctgattgGACAGCTGACCATTGGCCAAAATCATGTCCCTTAATATGAAAGTGTCTCCCCCTTGCGGCTACAACAGCCTCAACTCTTATAGATTGttcattagtttgtttatttggattttgacgtcatgttttacactttggttacattcatgacaagattcatcagttcacacaaggttcatatcgaacacagtcgtggacaatcttgtatcttcaatttacctcagttgaacgtctttggactgtgggaggaaacccacgcagacacggggagaacatgcaaactccacacagaaaggactcggtcgaacccaggaccttcttgccctTCTATACCCTTTCAGTCAAATAGTAAGGTAAGAGTAAGGTCAGTCACTGATGTTGAAAGACCTGTTCCAATTTATCCTAaagatgttcagtggggttctgtgcaggttaccaaccatgtctttatggaccttgctttgcacACGGGGGtacggtcatgctggaacagaaaaaagGCCTTTCACAAACTTTCCCCAAAGATGGAAGCATATAATAGATCATTTGGAAATCTCTGGAAAAATCTGTGAGCaaagggtgtggctgaaacagcttAAGTCAATAATTAAGAGGGTTGGTTGTTCATATATAATAGTGTATCTGAAATGGGTTACACATCCCTTGTTAAACAATTATGATCACGCACACTGTGATAACCACACATATTAGGAGCACatattacaaatatatatgAGGTACAGATGTCGtagatcagtggtccccaaccttttttacaCCACGGattggtttcatataagatataatttcacggagcGGCAGGGGCAGGGGATttgaaatagaatagaataactatagaatggaaaatcagtgtgaatcctgagctttttctgCTAAAAATGAgccgctgctcccacctagtggtaattggggacaataacacccgaagagtattggaaatttgATTGCTCTTGTAGCTACTGTATGTCTAATCAttaattctttctgtgtggcccggtaataaatgaccaggggttggggaccactgcggTAGATGTTTTGAGACCAAAGACAGGGATTTAAAAAGTGGTGGGCTACTAGTACATCAGGTAGGGCAGAAGTTCAAGTCTCctttactgccaggttgtcactgttgggcccttgagtaaggctcttaaccctcaattgcttagactgtatactgtcacagtactgtaagtcgctttggataacggcgtctgctaaatgctgtacatGAAAATTAGAACTCATGTAAACCTAACAGTTCCTCACCCTGCAAACTCTTTcatgtaatgtttttgtttggCAGTAGGACAGCACTGTGGGTCAGCTGGTGGGGTCAGAGATGGAGGGTAAGTAACGCTTACTTTTGGTCACTATCTGTAAGAagttttgcacgttctccccaaTCTAAATAGGTTTATGAGATAAAGTGGCTAGTAAAATcgaataaatgaattatggcGTAAATCCTTGTAAAAGTCaaggatttacatttacattttccagatgcttttatacaaagcaacttacagtacggtgacagtatattatctaagcaattgcgggttaagggccttgctcaagggcccaacagtggcaacctggcagtgttggggcttgaaccagcgacctttcgattactagtccagtaccttaaccactaggctacaactgcctagttGGAACTTTAGAAAGTGGATTTAGGAACTGGTGTGCTTCTAATACACCaggcagggcagttgtagcctagtgattaaagTACTGGATTAGTTATTACCAAAAGGTAGCAAGTTCAAGTCCCctttactgccaggttgtcactgttgggcccttgagtaaggctcttaaccctcaattgcttagactgtatactgtcacagtactgtaagtcgctttggataagggcatctgctaaatgggtGTACTTAGATGCCGTAGATGTTTTGAGAGCGGTAGGGCAGCTGTAgattagtggttaagatactggactagtaatcaaaaggtagcagctgtcaggttgtcactgttgggcccttaagcaaggcccttaaccctcaattgcttagactgtatactgtcacagaagTGTCATTTGTCTTTAATTAGATCTCACAGTTTTAGTAGCATGTGTAAGGCACCTCAGTGTAGATGAAAGATGAACTGCACCCACCTGCCCTGCCTTTAATCAAGACTAACATGAAGAACATTTCATCTTTCAGGTCTGACCGGCAGTTTTGGTTTAGGTGGGCGGGGCTACGGTTCGGTTTAACTCCTCCCACTAACCGGAGTGGTGATTGTGAACGCAGCACGCTTAGTCGGTTCACGAGTACACGAGTTGCATCCTGCAGGATGGACAAAAGAATGAATCCGGTTTCAATCAAACGCGTTTTAATCAGTGAAAGTGTGGATCCGTGCTGCAAAAGGATCCTGCAGGAGAACGACATTCAGGTGACTGAGAGACACAATCTGAGCAATGATGAACTGATTACACAGATGAAGGTAATTGTGCTTATTTGTAATTGTCTGTATGATCAGGTTACAGTTTACTGGTTTTAATGGTGCCGCTCTTTTGTAGTGGTTACACAATCTTATCAAGGTGTTCAATCCAGTTCGTGAGTGTGTGAACCTCGCCACGCCATTCCCTCCTCCTCCAGTCTGATGTAACATCAGCTGCACTGGTGGTGACCTGCATACAAATGCAGCCTGAATTCTCCTTGAATGAAAGAACAAAAACACTGTGCTGGATTAACATTTATAGAATGTGATATTTATAATGCTGCTTCCTTGAGAATATTTGCAATGTGCTGctgtacatttgtttattttgtttttttactatttagtGAAACAGTAGTTTACTATAAGTAGTCTTGTTAATTGTTGGTGTTTAAGTCATATTACATGGAACTATAATTGCTTTGTCTTGCACTTCAGCCtaacctcctggtttctacacacactgtccattttattagctctacttaccatatagaagcactttgtagttctacaattactgactgtagtccatgtgtttctctacatacttctttaacctgctttcaccctgttcttcaatggtcaggtccaccacagggcaggtattatttaggtggtggatcattctcagcactgcagtgacactgacatggtggtggtgtgttagtgtgtgttgtgctggtatggagtttttaaatgccatgtccactctattagacactcctacctagtcgatccaccttgtagatgtaaagtcagagacgatcgctcatctattgctgctgtttgagtcggtcatcttctagaccttcatcagtggtcacaggacgctgcccacggggtgctgttggctggatattttttgctggtggactattctcagtccagcagtgagagtgaggtgtttaaaaactccagcagcgctgctgtgtctcatccactcataccagcacaacacacactaacacaccaccaccatgtcagtgtcactgcagtgctgagaatgatccaccacctaaataatacctgctctgtggtggtcctgtgggggtcctgaccattgaagaacagggtgaaagcaggctaaaaaggtatgtaaataaacagatggactacagtcagtaattgtagaactgtaaagtgcttctatatggtaagtggagctgataaaatggacagtgtgtgtagaaacaaggaggtggttttaatgttatagctgatcggtgtatagtcatATGTTATTTCATCAGCCTAAATGTATGGATTAATTTGGCACCAACACAtctaacatactgtacatttgatTGAGACATACATTAACAGACCATCAGTTTTATTAACACTATTGCAACATATCAGTCTCTGTCCATTCCACACATGATGATGCCTCATATatcatgtatttatgtgtgCACTGTTTTGAATCCATACAAATAAGTTTTCACAATattaagtacagtggtaccttgtatcTCGATgctcctaaactcaaaatcgtTGAACTCGAGGCCCTTTGTCAAGACATTTGTACCCTCAAACTCGACTTTTACCTTAAACTTGAAGTGTGTGCTACTGTCGTTTtgttcacatttatgctgtccgttttactttacataaatgagcataaaaatcCCGATCAATCAGCTCAGAATTTTGTAGCACATCTGTGTATCTAAAGGATAGAACATGAAAcattatgtatattttattttctatcaTTATTTTAGGATTTTGATGGTCTCGTCGTCCGATCAGCCACTAAGGTGAATGCTGACATCATCAACGCGGCGGGCAGCAGCCTGAAGCTGATTGGTCGAGCTGGAACGGGCGTGGATAACGTGGATGTCAATGCGGCTACCAAGAAGGGCATAATTGTCATGAAGTAAATAGCACGTGACATTAAAACTAAGTGGAATTAAAACTGCTCATTTTCTGAGTTTCACTGCATTTAAGGGATTATGTATTTGGTTTACATTATTACAATGCTAATTGTTCATATGCCTGTGATCAGAGTCCTAAActcaattttttaatttattttccagCACTCCAAGTGGCAACaccatcagtgctgctgaaCTGACCTGTGCTCTGATAATAAGTTTATCAAGGTATGAATACACCTGAATACACAAAAATAGTATCTGTAAAAGGatattttgtatgtttgtgtgataTATAAAGTTTTATATTCTCTATGTAATCTAaagatttgtatttttacagaCACGTCCCACAAGCTGTCATGTCAATGAAGGCAGGAAACTGGGATCGTAAAAAGGTGCTGGTTTTAATTCTGTATGAGTTTAGATAGTTTGGTATGCAGAGTACTTGCTGGTGCTTTGTGTTATTCGTGCTCCTTCAgcctttattaattaattctgaCTGGCTGGAATGTTGTGGTGGTCATTTAGAGGCCTCGTGTTGATGCTGTGTTAATGATTTTGCAGTTCATGGGTGCAGAGTTGTTTGGCAAAACCCTTGGAATAGTTGGACTTGGAAGAATTGGAAAAGAAGTGGCAACGAGGATGCAATCTTTTGGCATGAAGGTACAATAAGATTAtttatgtactgatgtattatATGGCAATTTTTCAAGTCTGTGTGCTAATgtggcacatttttatttaccagACCATTGGGTATGACCCGATCACTCCTCCCGAGGTGGCGAAGAGCTGGGGTGTGGAGCCCATGTCTCTGGAGGAACTCTGGCCCCAGTGTGATTATATTACTGTGCACACCCCCCTCATGCCCTCCACTACAGGTAATTGTGTAATAGATGAATAATTTTGGTTTGAGAAGTGCCATATTTGACTTTATACAACATGCAAAATTAAAATAGATTAATTCAAACtgaaaaatataatattattttaggaAATTTAATGTAAACACTACCACAAATAGTAAATagtggtagcttagcagttaggGTGCAGGACTGATGATTGGTAGGTTGCTGGTATAACCCCattactgccaagttgccactacaACCACTGTATTTTACTTCTGGAATGATGTTGTAGTGGTGGAACGGGGAAAAGCTTTACAACAGATGTAACAGGACACATGTCTTCTGAAAAAAGTCCATACTATCCCAAATTTTTGTTCAGCAGTGGTTTGCTCCTTACATATGAATTCCATTTTTGGAGTGCACATTGACCTGCAGTGAGGCCTAGCGTGCTTGGTGAAATTTTGGCTGGTCAGCCACTCCTGGAAAGGTTTTACTGCCATACCaggttttctccatttgtgtataatggctctcgctgtggtttTTTGGAGTCCCAGAGCATTGGCAACTGTTTTGTAACCATCTCAGGACTTTTAGATTTCAATAACTTTGTTTTGCTTCTGTATTTAAATCTCTTTAGACAGAACGTGGCCTCTTGTGCCGTTTTGAGACCTTCTAGCCTGattcacattgccagacaggttctatttaagtgatgtttagattcagcAGATGTGGTGGTGATTATGTCTGGGTGTGGCTGGTGAAATTGAACACAATTGTCaaccaaatttaatttaatttaattttatttttttacataggGCCAGGTCATTACAAACACCATATAAGTTAGACCCTTacagtcacacaaacactcttaaCCACCATACGTACATggtggggggaaaaaaaaaccctccaCCTTGACGTTTACATAATCTGATAGTTAGCCATGATAATAGTCATtgcagctgacatggcgttaagaattaaacaaacaaacaaacaaacatagggCCAGGTAGGACTAAACAGcatttttcctttaataaatgaaatcaaatCGTGATTGTAAAAAAGCATgttgtgtttacttgggttatAGTTTGTCTAATGTCTAAAAGTGTTTAATAGTCTAAAAcataagtgtgacaaatatgcaaaaaatagGATTAATAGCATAAATGGAGCTCTTATTTGTGATAGGATGAGTATTTCTCTTCGGCAAACCTGAGAGATTGTAGATCTTTATTATTTTCTAGTACTGAAATACTCTAAACATGGTTTGAAATGTTCTGAGTAGATTATAACAATGACACACGGTTAATTTCAAACCTGCAGAGGTTCTTCCTCTCTCAAGAGCTAAATCTGATTGTTTATAGGTTTACTGAATGATGCCACTTTTGCTAAGTGTAAGAAAGGCGTGAAGGTGGTGAATTGTGCCCGTGGAGGCATCATTGACGAGGCTGCTTTATTAAGAGCGCTGGAATCCGGTCAGTGTGGAGGAGCAGGTCTGGATGTGTTCGTGGAGGTGAGACTATTCTAACTATTCATTCAAGCATGTGAATAAAAGCAGCAAATTCAAATACAGTGATACTGAGTTACTTGTATGACTGAACTCATTGTCCCTGAACAACTTTAATTAAGTCCTTTAATGCTCAGAGGTTTGCAACCCAAGTAAATAGTGTAAGGCATTTTAACTTTATGAAGTAATCGAATTGTTGATATATAGAAACTTTTTAGTTTAAAATGATGCACAGTTTTATTTACCTGTCTAAACATGCCAGTGGATTAGTTACTTTAAATTGTACCTAGAAATAAGTGAACGTGTGAGTGTTTGTTTCCCTGCGATAAATTGGTGCCCTCTACAGGGTTTGATTTTGCTTTTCACCCACTGTTTCCAGGTGGGTACCGGGCCCACTGTGACTCTAATTTATATAAAGCACtgggtagcattgttgcctcacaATAAGAacctcctgggttcgattccaagtgaaatggtccaggtcctttctgtgtggagtttgcatgttctccctgtgcctgtgtgggtttccttcgggagctccggttgcctcccacatgtaagtgaggtgaattggagatacaaatttggCCTTGATGTTTGAtattgggcggcatggtggctcggtgggtagcacagtcgcctcacaagagggtcctgggttcgatcacaagagggtcctgggttcgatccccagacggggcggtctgtgcggagtttgcatgttctccccgtgtctgcgtgggtttcctccaggagctccagtttcctcccacagtacaaaaacatgcagtcaggttaattgaagacactaaattgccctataggtgaatgggtatgtacagtgtatcacaaaagtgagtacacccctcacatttctgcagatatttaagtatatcttttcatgggacaacactgacaaaatgacactttgacacaatgaaaagtagtctgtgtgcagcttatataacagtgtaaatttattcttccctcaaaataactcaatatacagccattaatgtctaaaccaccggcaacaaaagtgagtacacccctaagagactacacccctaaatgtccaaattgagcactgcttgtcattttccctccaaaatgtcatgtgatttgttagtgttactaggtctcaggtgtgcatagggagcaggtgtgttcaatttagtagtacagctctcacactctctcatactggtcactgaaagttccaacatggcacctcatggcaaagaactctctgaggatcctaaaagacgaattgttgcgctacatgaagatggccaaggctacaagaagattgccaacaccctgaaactgggctgcagcacagtggccaagatcatccagcgttttaaaagagcagggtccactcagaacagacctcgagttggtcgtccaaagaagctgagtgcacgtgctcagcgtcacatccaactgctgtctttgaaagataggcgcaggagtgctgtcagcattgctgcagagattgaaaaggtggggggtcagcctgtcagtgctcagaccatacgccgcacactacatcaaattggtctgcatggctgtcaccccagaaggaagcctcttctgaagtctctacacaagaaagcccgcaaacagtttgctgaagacatgtcaacaaaggacatggattactggaaccatgtcctattgtctgatgagaccaagattaatttgtttggttcagatggtctcaagcatgtgtggcggcaatcaggtgaggagtacaaagataagtgtgtcatgcctacagtcaagcatggtggtgggaatgccatggtctggggctgcatgagtgcagcaggtgttggggagttacatttcattgagggacacatgaactccaatatgtactgtgaaatactgaagcagagcatgatcccctccctccggaaactgggtcgcagggcagtgttccagcatgataatgaccccaaacacacctctaagacgaccactgctttattgaagaggctgagggtaaaggtgatggactggccaagcatgtctccagacctaaacccaatagaacatctttggggcatcctcaagcggaaggtggaggagcgcaaagtctcgaatatccgccagctccgtgatgtcgtcatggaggagtggaaaagcattccagtggcaacctgtgaagctctggtaaactccatgcccaggagagttaaggcagttcagggaaataatgatggccacacaaaatattgacacttcaggaactttcactaaggggtgtactcacttttgttgccggtggtttagacattaatggctgtatattgagttattttgagggaagaataaatttacactgttatataagctgcacacagactacttttcattgtgtcaaagtgtcattttgtcagtgttgtcccatgaaaagatatacttaaatatctgcagaaatgtgaggggtgtactcacttttgtgatacactgtatgtatgtatgtgtgtttgtgtgtgtgtgtgtgtgtatgtgtgccgtccagggtgttactgtgatgAAACATGTGCAACCTTTAATTACCTGTCCtttcatgaatggaaccaaagaataaaacattattaataataattatctgtTTGTATGATGCTGCTTTAGGAACCACCCACAGACCGGGCTCTAGTAAATCACCCCAACGTGATCAGCTGCCCTCATCTAGGAGCC
The Trichomycterus rosablanca isolate fTriRos1 chromosome 12, fTriRos1.hap1, whole genome shotgun sequence genome window above contains:
- the phgdh gene encoding D-3-phosphoglycerate dehydrogenase, with protein sequence MDKRMNPVSIKRVLISESVDPCCKRILQENDIQVTERHNLSNDELITQMKDFDGLVVRSATKVNADIINAAGSSLKLIGRAGTGVDNVDVNAATKKGIIVMNTPSGNTISAAELTCALIISLSRHVPQAVMSMKAGNWDRKKFMGAELFGKTLGIVGLGRIGKEVATRMQSFGMKTIGYDPITPPEVAKSWGVEPMSLEELWPQCDYITVHTPLMPSTTGLLNDATFAKCKKGVKVVNCARGGIIDEAALLRALESGQCGGAGLDVFVEEPPTDRALVNHPNVISCPHLGASTKEAQARCGQDIALQIVDMVKGKALVGAVNAQVLSSSFSPESQDWMKLGEAMGRVLRACISSTSTLDHISVTTQGECLKKSVGFLSSAAVVGLMSGGTENGINLVNALPLAEETGIIIKRAHSDVSEAGAACVVEVTVNGSVYKATGTLQAAAPVLLELNSCKFRQPVPLTGNLLFFRAAASPQLLSTVTGVLAAAGAEMDHLSASAVSDGDQWFCVGLSSPVEDLSSLMAVVKEAAQLTV